A genomic window from Purpureocillium takamizusanense chromosome 2, complete sequence includes:
- a CDS encoding uncharacterized protein (SECRETED:SignalP(1-19~SECRETED:cutsite=TIA-AP~SECRETED:prob=0.4286)) produces the protein MKASSTWLLVSCLLGATIAAPAADTAFDSDRNDVTVREVDDVSEANVPRSSALEEAYSVTARDEEQDVSAVTALEEANSIAARVNDEGETNNGEVLETRGQGKRKSRKKCAKKGKGKRGRKGKKAKKARKAKKAKAAHAHRTQ, from the coding sequence ATGAAAGCCTCTTCCACTTGGCTCCTTGTCTCGTGCCTCCTGGGCGCCACCATagctgcgccagctgccGACACAGCCTTCGATTCGGACCGAAACGACGTCACAGTAAGAGAAGTTGACGACGTGTCCGAGGCTAATGTACctcgctcctcggccttggaAGAAGCCTACTCTGTCACAGCCCGTGATGAAGAACAAGACGTGTCAGCCGTCACGGCTTTAGAGGAAGCCAACTCTATTGCTGCTCGCGTTAACGACGAAGGCGAGACGAACAACGGGGAGGTACTTGAGACGAGAGGGCAGGGGAAGAGGAAGTCGCGAAAGAAGTGTGCTAAGAAGGGCAAGGGAAAGcgaggaaggaaggggaagaaggcaAAGAAGGCAAGAAAGGCAAAGAAGGCTAAGGCTGCGCATGCGCACAGGACTCAGTAG